The genomic interval AGTCTCAAACAGTGTAGATTGATGTGGGGAGTTCAGGTATGTGAGcatgttttttcttcttgaatTTTGTCAACAACTATGTGAACTGAATTGGGTAATCAATCAAATTTTAAAGTAAGGGTTGTTTGGTTGAAAGATTGAAGCTTTCTTCGAGTTAAGAAAGCGGTGAGGGGTCATTTTAAAAAATGTGAGTAATTGAAATAGTGATCAGATAAGAGTCGATAGTTTTCGAGTAACGCGATAGCTGATGACTGTGATTTGGTTATATGTAGTCCCAAGAGGTCTAGGAGGGATGAGAGAGGCGAAAGAGATAGAGTCGTTGAGAAGAGTAAGTTGGAGGAGGCAAAGAAGATTGACCAGGAGGTCCGGGATCAAAAGCAGCGGCCTAGGCTTCAAGATGCATTGCCACCGGAGCCCCCGTTAGGATCCGATGCCAAGGTAGAAAGTGGGGCTCCCAGGAAGGATATTGATACGAAACCCAGTGGACATCAAGAACTAAAGAAAAACTCTACTGATGCAACTGAAGTAACCCGGTCTCGATCCTATCTTCAGGTGCTAAATAAATTCATGAATCTCTTCAACTTATTTCCCCCTTTGTATGTGGAATGTGTAGACGATTTTTTTCTGATCGTTCTAGCTTCATGGTTAAAGTCTGATAACATTGTCGTGTAACTAATGTGGGATTGCGGACTTAGTTTCCGTGCTATATGAACTGCCATCAGGGCTCAACCTCTAACTTCCAACTTTCACCTTAAACCAAacttaattttatatattgggATACTTGAAAGCTGTTTactttctctaggtttggtagtTATGCACACTCATGTTGTAGTAACTGAAGGTTGTTTCGCTTGCGGAAAAATGTATTAATTCTTGTTGGATGAACTACTTGTTTACCGTAGGTGCTTAACATTGTGTGGTATCAACTCTTGGACAAAGTAGAGAATTTTTGTGAGTAGGGTGGTGATTGACTTCTTCTACAGTAGATGCACTGCATTTCCTATTAGCTTAGTTTTCAGAACTGCACACCTCACCTCTgaaatattatatttattttcttgatttcttGTTCCAAGATTTAGAGTATTATTGTGTTAACTAAGCTATGTGCATGATTTCTTCCACTGGACAAAAGTCGGACTGAAACACTGTTAAGCCATAAGAACATAGTGTCCATTGAATTAGGTCTAAAAGACCATTTAATCTTTCCACCTTGAGTTAAAACTTCCCAGCTATGAACCTACTTTTCTCTAGAGTTTACTTGTTTTATGAGTATCTGCCCGtttgctttctttctttctttcttctgggCTGATATTATGAACTTTGGATCTGCCGCCCAAACTCCTTCAAGTACATCCTTGTAAGTAACAATATCTTTTGATTGTTTTAGCTTTATGGTCTGAGTCTCATAATATTGTCAGGTTACCTATAAAGACATAGTGTCCGTGCTATAGGAACTGCCTTTGGTGGTTCATCTTCTAACTCCCAGTATTCACTATATACCTTCATTGGTGTGTTAAAATGTGATAATTATAATCTGGTACAATATCTAGGTTTAGCAGTTAGGCAGTAGCATGTTGTATATGGGACAGTTTATATTGAATGATGTGGTATCAACTCTTGCAGTACAATTTATCCAAGTGTGTGTGGTGTTTAACTTCTAAACTAATGATAATGTCTTCCCTATTAGATGAGCTATCTAAAATGCAATTGAAATCCCTgaaatttgtttccttctttacaaaatttacAGTATTGCATGAAAGTTTTAAATGGAATTTGATGCATGGTTTCTTTCAGTGGATAAAGTTTGATTTGAAATACTCTTAAATCTCATATGAACTTGGTATTAATTGGCATGAGCCCAAACTTAAGCCTAAGTTTTACCTTGATATGTAATTTCTGGTTCAAGGAACATAGATGTGAAATATTTCGTAGTTTAGAAAGTGTTAGAGATGATGAAGTTGAAGTGATTGAGATTGGAACCAAGGAGCATTTAGCAAATCCATTAATTAAAGCATTACTAGTTTCTAGATACAGGAATTAGTTGTATGCATCATTATTTGAGGATAAGTTGTTCTATTCACTTAGTAATTGTGgagctttcatttgatacatATTATTTGAATAGAATCAGTTTTTGGCATCTATTTTCTGTGAATGTTAGGTTAGTGCATATACAAGTTTATGTACATACCTATAATATGAAACTGATCATTAATTAGTGGATTTGTACTAATGCATAAAACCTGATAGTGATTGTTTAATCAGTAAATCACTCAACTACTTTATCCAGTTGAGAATGATTTCTGGGTATATCATGTTTACAATTCGATTACTGCAAATCAAAACATGTGCTGAACCATACTGGAGGTAACTTGTGTAAATTTGCTTGCTGCATGGTGACTACAGAAGATCAATGTTTTATTGATTCATTTAATTTTCTGTGGTTCAATGTGGTTTAGTgaaatgataaaagttttgaaaacAGTTAAGGTGTTCTTCACTTCATATGCACACTCAAGAAACAACTATTCGATTTGAGTAGTTTTATGTAGATGTGTAGTTCAGTGGGAGATTGTGAAACCTCATTGGAACTAGATGTCAACATCAGACTTATTAAGCTATTTTAGAGATGTTCAAGCTATTGTATCTGGTAagttacacacacacacacacacacgcatAATAAGGTGTAATAGAAaagtgttatatatgtattcagTCTGTTTGTATTCAAATTTATATAGTATAGTTACTTATGCTAATCTAAATCAGACAAAGGGATGAGAAGTTATGAAAGCAGTTCCTTAATGGAAGGATTAAAAAAGGGTTGTATATACAAACCTACGTTGATCTCTGCTAGtacacaaaaaaatatttccCTTTTACAATTGAGATTTGGAGTGCACTAGCAGAAGGACAATGGAAGgagttaaccaaaaaaaaaagacaatggAAGGAGGGAATTCATCAATTTAGTATTTCATATACTTCTTATAATGCAGACTATATGTAACTGCTGCAATATAGATTATTTTACTGGAATTAAACTTATGCCAGTTTCATATTTAACATTGTATGAAAAGTAAAACTTTTTTGAGTTTATTTACTTGTTTGGTGTGTATGCAAACTTTTTTGTATAGGCTGTTGTAGTGGGTTATTAATCCCCATATTTTTTCAAATGCCTAACATTATTAGGCTTTCCTGTGCATGTCTTGTAGCAGCATGATGAGCATGTAGGTGCCGGGCAAGCTGCTCGAAGTTCTGGTCGCAATTCAACTTCTGGTCAGGATTCCTTATCTAGCACCATTTTACTTGACATATTTAGCTTGAATACCCTACTTCCAGAAACATAAGAAAAAGAAGGGATTTTACTTTTTGGTTTATGTCGCTCTTCTAATTAATCTATGAAATGTATGCCAGTTGATTTGTCAGTTGTGAATTTGAATATCATTCATGGTGTCAATACTATCATTTACTTTTCCTGGTAGTACCTTTTGGTAGTATACGGTTCCAGTTGCATTGTCATATGATATAGCTTCAATATCTTTCTTGCATCTATTTTAGAACATGGACGGCAGAAGGATTCAAAGGATCAGCATGATGATAAGACAGTGAGCAAAACAACAACTAATAATTCACGGCTAAGAAATGAGAAACCTAATGGTGATGGAAACAGGACCTGGCGTCATGATCGGTATGCAGAAAGGGAGGCTGATCCACTAGCTGCAAGGAAAAGACCTGCATTCAGGGAGAATAAAACTCCACTGGAGTCTGAAAATACTGAAAAATCAGCAGCAGAGACCACAAAGGCAAGCCATCTTGATCGTTTGACCGAAGGAAGTAGAAAAGAGGAAAGAGGTGACAACCGACGCCATATGGATAGATCTGAGAAGCAATTTAGGGGAGATGGGGTGCGGTACAAGGGAGAAGCACAAAGTGGCGTCTTTCCTTCAAGAGAAAGGTATACCAATGGTGTTGCTGGTCGCAACtatagaggaagagagagattcGGTGAGAGACAAGGGTCTCATTCTAGTGGCGGTCGTGGTGAGAAATGGAAACATGACTTATAT from Argentina anserina chromosome 2, drPotAnse1.1, whole genome shotgun sequence carries:
- the LOC126785289 gene encoding uncharacterized protein LOC126785289, whose product is MSRRDSRDSDSRRRHRSRFDREPSPKRSRRDERGERDRVVEKSKLEEAKKIDQEVRDQKQRPRLQDALPPEPPLGSDAKVESGAPRKDIDTKPSGHQELKKNSTDATEVTRSRSYLQQHDEHVGAGQAARSSGRNSTSEHGRQKDSKDQHDDKTVSKTTTNNSRLRNEKPNGDGNRTWRHDRYAEREADPLAARKRPAFRENKTPLESENTEKSAAETTKASHLDRLTEGSRKEERGDNRRHMDRSEKQFRGDGVRYKGEAQSGVFPSRERYTNGVAGRNYRGRERFGERQGSHSSGGRGEKWKHDLYHEANRSPTPKNEEDQIAKVETLLAS